The Pleomorphomonas sp. T1.2MG-36 genome has a segment encoding these proteins:
- a CDS encoding sugar ABC transporter ATP-binding protein: MTDANTERFALRLKGISKTFGGLQALDDVDFEVRAGEVHCLAGENGSGKSTLIKIITGVYQPQKAELFELFGETVRSISPTGARNRGVSVIWQDLALFSHMSVRENICFDDMVGLRPKAVHYGEMDRKARAVLERLGVPLELDMPLEALSIARRQIVAIARALMNDARLIFMDEPTASLSRSETDHLLDIVRKLSADGVAVVFVSHRLAEVLEIASRVTVLRDGRLVGVYDCAGMTQARLGELMTGQLIENKVVARDRVDAPKVMEVRGLSRAGEFDNVSFDLHAGEVLGLIGLIGSGRTELAHVLMGMHAPTAGDMRVEGRPFRPASIRDAIREGLAYVSEDRLSLGLLQKQPIEDNAVISVLHKLLTRLPLLSMRKRDALVQSWVEKLGVKIGRPSDLISTLSGGNQQKIVLAKWLATEPKLLILDSPTVGVDIGARAGIFRIVRSLADSGLAILLISDEATEAMFNSDRILHMAEGRIIAEYDPRKMTVPELEERVYA, from the coding sequence ATGACGGATGCCAACACGGAGCGCTTTGCGCTGCGCCTCAAGGGCATATCGAAGACCTTTGGCGGCTTGCAGGCGCTCGACGACGTGGACTTCGAGGTTCGCGCCGGCGAGGTCCATTGCCTTGCCGGGGAGAACGGCTCGGGCAAGTCGACGCTGATCAAGATCATCACCGGCGTCTACCAGCCGCAGAAGGCGGAGCTGTTCGAGCTGTTCGGCGAGACGGTCCGGTCGATCTCGCCCACCGGGGCGCGCAATCGTGGCGTTTCGGTGATCTGGCAGGACCTGGCGCTGTTCAGCCACATGAGCGTCCGGGAGAACATCTGCTTCGACGACATGGTCGGCCTGAGGCCGAAGGCCGTCCATTACGGCGAGATGGACAGGAAGGCGCGCGCCGTGCTCGAACGGCTTGGCGTTCCCCTCGAGCTCGACATGCCGCTCGAGGCGCTGTCGATCGCCCGGCGGCAGATCGTCGCCATCGCCCGGGCGCTGATGAACGACGCCCGGCTCATTTTCATGGACGAGCCGACGGCCTCGCTGTCGAGGTCGGAAACCGACCATCTGCTCGACATCGTGCGCAAGCTCTCCGCCGACGGCGTCGCCGTGGTGTTCGTCAGCCACCGACTGGCCGAAGTCCTGGAAATCGCCTCGCGGGTGACCGTGCTGCGCGATGGCCGGCTGGTCGGCGTCTACGATTGCGCCGGCATGACGCAGGCGCGGCTCGGCGAGCTGATGACCGGCCAGCTGATCGAGAACAAGGTGGTGGCGCGCGACCGCGTCGACGCCCCGAAGGTCATGGAGGTGCGGGGACTGAGCCGCGCCGGGGAGTTCGACAACGTCTCCTTCGACCTGCACGCCGGCGAGGTGCTCGGCCTGATCGGCCTGATCGGCTCCGGGCGGACCGAGCTGGCGCACGTGCTGATGGGCATGCACGCTCCGACGGCCGGCGACATGCGCGTCGAGGGGCGCCCGTTCCGTCCCGCCTCGATCCGCGACGCCATCCGGGAGGGTCTGGCCTACGTGTCCGAGGACCGGCTGTCGCTGGGGCTCCTGCAGAAGCAGCCCATCGAGGACAACGCCGTCATCTCGGTGCTTCACAAGCTCCTGACGCGGCTGCCGCTGCTGTCGATGCGCAAGCGCGACGCCCTGGTTCAGAGCTGGGTCGAGAAGCTGGGCGTCAAGATCGGCCGCCCGAGCGACCTGATCTCGACGCTGTCGGGCGGAAACCAGCAGAAGATCGTGCTGGCCAAGTGGCTGGCGACCGAACCGAAGCTCCTGATCCTCGACAGCCCGACGGTCGGCGTCGACATCGGCGCGCGCGCCGGCATCTTCCGCATCGTGCGCAGCCTTGCCGACAGCGGGCTGGCCATCCTGCTGATTTCCGACGAGGCCACCGAGGCGATGTTCAACTCCGACCGCATCCTCCACATGGCCGAAGGCCGGATCATCGCCGAGTACGATCCGCGCAAGATGACGGTTCCGGAGCTCGAGGAGCGGGTCTATGCATAA
- a CDS encoding ABC transporter permease, protein MHNLLTNRKTEVRLGIVLLAMIVGLSLTSDSFFTLNNLTSLLNNNAINLIWAVGLLVVLIAGGIDISFAVVSSVVQYLAVQVLRQIGGGDWVTGILVCGVIGIALGLVNMFFIHRFRIVSIVVTIATYNAYFGLLMFFSKGRNIYNLPDWLTDRVVMFEYEAADGTWSELTLAVGAMVVCVVATWLLIQRTNLGRQLYAFGDNPEGARRAGVNVAAMQALAFGWMGLMAGIAGLMQANIVKEVVPNALIGREMDVLAAIVLGGARLGGGKGTVLGCVLGVMFVAVTQNGLNLLGVSPFAFKMIIGGAILVAISTSNIDFADLFRRRQEAEK, encoded by the coding sequence ATGCATAACCTTCTCACCAACAGGAAGACCGAGGTCCGCCTCGGCATCGTGCTTCTGGCGATGATCGTCGGCCTGTCGCTGACGTCGGACTCGTTCTTCACCCTCAACAACCTGACGTCCCTGCTCAACAACAACGCCATCAACCTGATCTGGGCGGTCGGCTTGCTGGTGGTGCTGATCGCCGGCGGCATCGACATCTCGTTCGCCGTCGTCTCGTCGGTGGTTCAGTATCTTGCCGTGCAGGTTCTTCGTCAGATCGGCGGCGGCGACTGGGTGACCGGCATCCTGGTCTGCGGCGTGATCGGCATCGCGCTCGGCCTCGTCAACATGTTCTTCATCCACCGGTTCCGCATCGTCTCGATCGTCGTCACCATCGCCACCTACAACGCCTACTTCGGCCTGTTGATGTTCTTCTCCAAGGGACGGAACATCTACAATCTGCCCGACTGGCTGACCGACCGCGTCGTGATGTTCGAATACGAGGCGGCCGATGGCACGTGGTCGGAACTCACGCTGGCGGTGGGGGCGATGGTGGTCTGCGTGGTCGCCACCTGGCTTCTCATCCAGCGCACCAACCTCGGCCGCCAGCTCTATGCCTTCGGCGACAATCCCGAGGGCGCCCGCCGCGCTGGCGTCAACGTCGCGGCCATGCAGGCGCTGGCCTTCGGCTGGATGGGGCTGATGGCCGGCATCGCCGGGCTCATGCAGGCCAACATCGTCAAGGAGGTGGTTCCGAACGCGCTGATCGGGCGCGAGATGGACGTGCTCGCCGCCATCGTGCTTGGCGGCGCCCGCCTCGGCGGCGGCAAGGGCACGGTGCTCGGCTGCGTCCTGGGCGTCATGTTCGTCGCCGTCACCCAGAATGGCCTCAACCTGCTCGGCGTTTCGCCCTTCGCGTTCAAGATGATCATCGGCGGCGCGATCCTGGTGGCCATCTCGACATCCAACATCGATTTCGCCGATCTCTTCCGTCGTCGGCAGGAGGCTGAAAAGTGA
- a CDS encoding ABC transporter permease: MKTSLGTIRSGLGTDTSSLIALLIVVVLGFSIASPQFMTAANLGSMGFQMPLLGLLTLAMLAPIISGGFNLAVTYTANMSGLTLAWILLQFGGKDAGLGALVLGCLAAIAVGMLAGAIIGFVVAYVGAHPILVSLAMMIFLRGLGEFLTRGGDISGVPDYMHVLGHESLIGIPIPLLLFGVVAIVWHILLRRTQHGFSVTMTGSNQMAAEYSGLHTKRTLVLLYTLSGLLCAIAGILMLARFNSVRVGHGEALLLVTVLACFLGGVDPFGGYGRVIPVVVSLVILQILSSGLNLVGANQHMATAVWGMFLIAVMVLRSEQVKMVLGFFRKG, translated from the coding sequence GTGAAGACTAGCCTGGGCACCATCCGGTCGGGGCTCGGCACCGACACGTCGAGCCTGATCGCCCTGCTGATCGTCGTCGTTCTGGGCTTCAGCATCGCCAGCCCGCAGTTCATGACGGCGGCCAACCTCGGCTCGATGGGCTTCCAGATGCCGCTGCTCGGCCTGTTGACGCTGGCCATGCTGGCGCCGATCATCTCCGGCGGCTTCAACCTCGCCGTCACCTACACCGCCAACATGTCGGGGCTGACGCTCGCCTGGATCCTGCTGCAGTTCGGCGGAAAGGATGCCGGCCTCGGCGCGCTGGTTCTCGGCTGCCTCGCCGCCATCGCCGTCGGCATGCTGGCCGGGGCGATCATCGGTTTCGTCGTCGCCTATGTCGGCGCCCACCCCATCCTGGTGTCGCTGGCGATGATGATCTTCCTGCGCGGGCTCGGCGAGTTCCTGACCCGGGGCGGCGACATCTCCGGCGTGCCCGACTACATGCACGTGCTCGGCCACGAGTCCCTGATCGGCATCCCGATCCCGCTGCTGCTGTTCGGCGTGGTCGCCATCGTCTGGCACATCCTGCTCCGGCGGACGCAGCACGGCTTCTCCGTCACCATGACCGGGTCGAACCAGATGGCGGCCGAGTATTCGGGCCTGCACACCAAGCGGACGCTGGTGCTGCTCTACACCCTGTCGGGTCTCCTGTGCGCCATCGCCGGCATCCTGATGCTGGCGCGGTTCAACTCGGTGCGCGTCGGCCACGGCGAGGCGCTGCTGTTGGTCACCGTGCTCGCCTGCTTCCTCGGCGGCGTCGATCCGTTCGGCGGCTACGGCCGCGTCATCCCGGTCGTCGTCTCGCTGGTCATCCTGCAGATCCTGTCGTCGGGCCTCAACCTGGTCGGCGCCAACCAGCACATGGCGACGGCGGTGTGGGGCATGTTCCTGATCGCCGTCATGGTGCTGCGGTCCGAGCAGGTGAAGATGGTGCTGGGCTTCTTCCGGAAAGGCTGA
- a CDS encoding helix-turn-helix domain-containing protein — protein sequence MATSSFVGNSDYQRFELRHSSAKTVYRARSWAGFKVEYVAPVPGDRFRYEWTSDLHFCALHDIVLEDGSIRAGDSAEFTQKDLRNTLTYIPKQATVTGWSELTRRRNGYTAIYFDPAVLHEELDHRLEDVVDPKIYFYDNSLSHLMRQCARLAGEGSVDELYAETLGLLTALSISNATPLAEAAKKAPLSRSALARVLEFIDANLSGPISLADLAQVAALSRFHFSRAFKATTGETPYQFVLGRRIERVKLLLANTSLTMDEIAATAGFHDAAHLQKAFKAREGHNPLAFRQGLR from the coding sequence ATGGCAACATCGTCTTTTGTTGGCAACTCCGATTATCAACGGTTCGAACTGCGACACTCGTCTGCCAAGACCGTGTATCGGGCGAGGTCCTGGGCCGGCTTCAAGGTAGAATACGTAGCCCCCGTCCCCGGCGACAGGTTCCGCTACGAGTGGACGAGCGATCTGCATTTCTGCGCCCTCCACGATATCGTGCTGGAAGATGGCAGTATCCGCGCAGGCGACTCGGCGGAGTTCACCCAAAAGGACCTGCGCAACACCCTGACCTACATCCCAAAGCAGGCGACCGTGACTGGCTGGTCCGAGCTGACGCGACGGAGAAACGGCTACACGGCGATCTACTTCGACCCGGCCGTTCTGCACGAAGAGCTCGACCATCGTCTTGAGGATGTCGTCGATCCCAAAATATACTTCTACGACAACTCGCTTTCGCACCTCATGAGACAGTGCGCCCGCCTTGCCGGCGAAGGCAGCGTCGACGAGCTGTACGCCGAAACGCTTGGCCTGCTCACTGCCCTCAGCATAAGCAACGCAACACCCCTCGCTGAAGCGGCGAAAAAAGCACCGTTGTCACGATCGGCTTTGGCAAGGGTTCTGGAGTTCATAGACGCCAACCTGAGCGGACCCATCAGTCTGGCCGATCTTGCACAGGTCGCAGCGCTTAGCCGGTTTCATTTCAGCCGGGCCTTCAAGGCGACAACCGGGGAAACGCCCTATCAGTTCGTCCTGGGGCGGCGGATCGAGCGGGTGAAACTTCTTCTGGCAAACACCAGCCTGACAATGGACGAAATAGCTGCCACCGCCGGGTTCCACGACGCCGCACACCTTCAAAAGGCTTTCAAGGCTCGGGAGGGGCACAATCCCCTGGCGTTCCGACAGGGGCTGCGGTAG